Genomic segment of Cytobacillus suaedae:
GGGAGGTGTTACGTATGAGTCACGCATATAGTGGTGGATTCGCGTTAATTGTTGTATTGTTCATTTTATTAATCATCGTTGGAGCTTCTTGGTATTAAGAAGTTAGTATACTAAAAAAATTAAAGGAGGAAACAACTATGTCACACACTGGATATTACGGTGGAGGATTTGCGTTAATCGTTGTATTATTTATCCTATTAATCATCATTGGTGCTTCTTGGGCTTACTAAGGATGATGACAAAAAAGTGGTGAGGCACATTGGCCTCACCACTTTTTTATCTATTAGGTAAATAAAATTTCTACATAAGAAGAAATTAATAAAATTGTAATTAAGATATTAATAGTTCTAAAGACTTTAGGTTGACGGTCTTCAGGAATTTCTTTTTGAATGCAAAGCATATTGGTCATTTGATTGATATAGAACAAGATAAAAGTGGCAAAAGGAATAAATAAAATAGCCATCCTGAGATCCCCCCTAAATTCTTTATGTCTTCTATAACTTTAACAAACATTTATTAAAAAAGATAGACTAATGTCAATTCGTATTACTGTAACAAATTGGAATATAGTTGTTAATTATTGACTAGGATTGAGTATCCATCATCCACTTCTTCAATCTGACTTGTTTTAGGTGCTTGAAGCACATGACGTAAACAGATAAGATCTGGTACACATAAACCTAAGTTAAGTGCTGCAATAATACTGAAGTAATGGATGTAGCCAGGAAACATAAAGCTACCTATTAACATCAATGACGTAATTAAAAGAAAAGGCATGATCAATGCCGTAATAATAATTGATTTTGATAAAGTTTGTTTTAACCTAATCGTTAATACTGGCATGAAAAGTATATTGCTAGATGCTGTCAACTTGAATTTTTTTCGTAAAATAAACAGTGG
This window contains:
- a CDS encoding YjcZ family sporulation protein; this translates as MSHAYSGGFALIVVLFILLIIVGASWY
- a CDS encoding DUF3267 domain-containing protein, whose protein sequence is MTCWRTINLAKDYGFHRIVLISIITMFFTFVLIYIPLNLMHPNAHLNEDGILFFLTGCLIVFPVHKLLHGLPLFILRKKFKLTASSNILFMPVLTIRLKQTLSKSIIITALIMPFLLITSLMLIGSFMFPGYIHYFSIIAALNLGLCVPDLICLRHVLQAPKTSQIEEVDDGYSILVNN
- a CDS encoding YjcZ family sporulation protein, whose protein sequence is MSHTGYYGGGFALIVVLFILLIIIGASWAY